The following are encoded together in the Lathyrus oleraceus cultivar Zhongwan6 chromosome 3, CAAS_Psat_ZW6_1.0, whole genome shotgun sequence genome:
- the LOC127131469 gene encoding uncharacterized protein LOC127131469 — MGPNVKDNPMPSHGPSSVNNIEVCLNEQRVTKIEEIQQSLVEIHSVLCAHGLFQHDHQICGTCSVNSRGCRKIQDDLQGVLDQGLIQISRQVSSPESQEQEVNVIIPCFNIPEKVEIAYHPREPVVICPPGPMPYTSDKAVPYRYAATIIENGKEVEIKTLASVTNIAANSRMTRSGRVFAPPVIPSRNVEKDPVVVVPVTREAEGQTSNSTLDKETDELLRIIKLSDYKVVDQLLQTPSKISILSLLLNSVVHREALLKVLDQAFVEQDITAEQFNNVVGSITSCNGLGFCDEELPEEGKNHNFALHISANCQGDSLSNILIDTGSSLNVMPKSTLVKLKYKGGQMRHSGIIVKAFDGSRKTVIGEVDLPIGIGPHVFQITFQVMDIVPAYSCLLGRPWIHEAGAITSTLHQKLKFVKNGQIVTVNGEQAMLISHLSSFSVIEVDETAVQTPFQALTIE, encoded by the coding sequence ATGGGTCCCAATGTGAAGGACAATCCAATGCCAAGTCATGGTCCTTCATCAGTGAACAATATAGAAGTTTGTCTCAATGAACAACGTGTTACGAAGATAGAGGAGATTCAGCAGTCTTTGGTTGAAATTCATTCTGTTTTATGTGCTCATGGTCTATTCCAACATGACCACCAGATCTGTGGTACATGTTCAGTCAATTCAAGAGGTTGTAGAAAGATTCAAGATGATTTGCAAGGCGTCCTTGATCAGGGTTTGATTCAGATTTCTAGACAAGTGAGTTCTCCAGAATCACAAGAACAAGAGGTGAATGTCATCATTCCTTGCTTCAACATTCCAGAGAAAGTAGAGATAGCTTATCATCCGAGGGAGCCAGTAGTGATTTGCCCTCCGGGCCCAATGCCTTACACTTCAGATAAAGCGGTCCCCTACCGCTATGCAGCAACTATTATTGAGAACGGTAAAGAGGTCGAGATTAAAACCTTAGCCTCAGTTACCAATATCGCAGCAAATAGCCGAATGACGCGCAGTGGCCGCGTGTTCGCTCCGCCGGTTATCCCAAGTAGAAATGTTGAGAAAGATCCAGTAGTCGTGGTACCAGTGACAAGAGAAGCAGAAGGGCAAACAAGCAATTCAACCCTTGACAAAGAAACAGATGAACTACTCAGAATTATCAAGCTCAGTGACTACAAAGTGGTAGATCAGTTGCTacagacaccgtcaaaaatctcgaTCCTGTCCTTATTATTGAATTCAGTTGTCCACAGAGAAGCACTACTGAAGGTGCTTGATCAAGCCTTTGTAGAACAAGATATAACAGCAGAGCAGTTCAACAATGTTGTAGGCAGCATCACTTCATGCAATGGCTTAggcttttgtgatgaagaactgCCAGAAGAAGGAAAGAATCACAACTTCGCTCTCCATATCTCAGCCAATTGTCAAGGGGATTCTTTGTCTAATATCCTAATTGACACCGGTTCATCTCTGAATGTCATGCCCAAGTCTACCTTGGTGAAGCTAAAGTACAAAGGGGGGCAAATGCGGCACAGTGGAATTATTGTGAAAGCGTTCGATGGATCAAGAAAAACAGTCATTGGAGAAGTTGATTTGCCTATTGGTATTGGACCACACGTattccagatcactttccaggttatggacataGTGCCAGCTTATAGCTGTCTGCTCGGACGcccatggattcacgaggcgggtGCCATTACATCCACGttacaccaaaagttaaagtttgtcaagaatgggcAAATAGTGACGGTTAATGGGGAGCAGGCTATGTTGATTAGCCACCTTTCATCGTTTAGTGTGATAGAAGTAGACGAGACGGCTGTTCAAACTCCATTTCAGGCCCTGACCATCGAATGA